A genomic segment from Aegilops tauschii subsp. strangulata cultivar AL8/78 chromosome 1, Aet v6.0, whole genome shotgun sequence encodes:
- the LOC109746209 gene encoding uncharacterized protein: MPRIATKLPRRRRRLCADEDRLGDLPDDLLLDILRRLDTRTALGAAALSRRWASLPREVPVLDLKVTDILPPRYHRCFRLREDARDSKISSTLSDRRLLEAIAARYERRAMRSMVCSVKSLLASPARRRVERLSLEVFAYSTSACINRLVVDAVDSWGVRDLEVVATPTGPLTRQEPPAYSFPLGLISRKPGESRLRSLKLSNCLPPPLRGFNALTTLVLRDLPVPTPAAAYEEAVAACPQLQVLHILSCEIKITARRVVLDAPKSEIRELVLGGELVSVEIRSLPKLESLASQEATVLLCSAAAAPCLAHVSLTFSVGQLEGGVLPGLNRHYRDFLIQRLVQFFQGAITVKDLVLRFTGPEMWIMPKNPFSAMSNLRRLLVADVPSSWDASWPRLLIEAAPLLESLYVHVSHSEDEPRQEVPGETSASRHRHLKELVVIGFQRTERQMHLVRFAVEVSMALRRVALLKQGRVEDKGPCCDWEVVSQQSAWCDEERLAVLDGIGCSTGQIEVVLS, translated from the coding sequence ATGCCTAGGATTGCTACGAagctcccgcgccgccgccggcggctgTGCGCGGACGAGGACCGCCTCGGTGACCTCCCCGACGATCTGCTCCTTGACATCCTGCGCCGCCTCGACACCCGCACCGCGCTCGGCGCCGCTGCGCTCTCCAGGCGCTGGGCCAGCCTGCCCCGCGAGGTCCCCGTCCTGGACCTCAAGGTCACCGACATACTGCCGCCGCGCTACCACCGATGCTTCCGCCTCCGCGAAGACGCCAGGGATTCGAAAATCAGCTCGACCTTGTCTGACAGGAGGCTTCTAGAGGCTATCGCCGCCCGGTACGAGCGCCGCGCCATGCGATCCATGGTCTGCTCCGTCAAGAGCCTCCTGGCCAGCCCCGCTCGCCGGCGCGTGGAGAGGCTGTCGCTCGAGGTCTTCGCCTACAGCACCTCGGCCTGCATCAACCGCCTGGTCGTGGACGCCGTCGATTCATGGGGCGTCCGGGATCTAGAGGTTGTTGCCACCCCTACTGGGCCGCTCACGCGTCAGGAGCCGCCGGCCTACAGCTTCCCTCTTGGCCTCATCAGCAGGAAGCCCGGCGAGTCCCGACTGCGAAGCCTCAAGCTTTCCAACTGCTTGCCCCCGCCGCTCCGGGGATTCAACGCGCTCACCACGCTCGTCTTGCGAGACTTGCCGGTTCCCACGCCGGCGGCCGCCTACGAGGAAGCGGTCGCCGCGTGCCCGCAGTTGCAAGTGCTACACATCCTTTCATGCGAGATCAAGATAACGGCCCGCAGGGTGGTTCTTGACGCGCCCAAATCGGAAATCAGGGAGCTTGTACTCGGCGGCGAGCTCGTGTCGGTCGAGATCCGGTCTCTCCCGAAGCTCGAGAGTCTCGCCAGCCAGGAAGCTACCGTGCTGCTttgctccgccgccgccgccccgtgcctTGCGCACGTGAGCCTCACCTTCTCGGTTGGCCAACTGGAAGGGGGCGTTTTACCTGGACTAAACCGCCACTATCGCGACTTCTTGATTCAGCGGCTCGTGCAGTTCTTCCAAGGCGCCATCACCGTGAAGGATCTCGTCTTGCGGTTTACTGGGCCAGAGATGTGGATCATGCCGAAGAATCCCTTCTCTGCAATGTCGAACCTGAGAAGGCTGCTGGTCGCCGACGTGCCTTCCTCATGGGACGCCTCATGGCCGCGCCTGCTCATCGAGGCGGCGCCGTTACTTGAGAGCCTATATGTGCATGTCTCCCACAGCGAAGATGAGCCGAGACAGGAGGTGCCGGGGGAGACCTCGGCTTCGCGCCATCGCCATTTGAAGGAGCTGGTTGTCATTGGATTCCAGAGGACGGAGAGGCAGATGCACCTTGTGAGGTTCGCCGTGGAGGTATCCATGGCGCTGCGGCGTGTCGCACTGCTCAAGCAGGGACGCGTCGAGGACAAAGGGCCCTGCTGCGACTGGGAGGTGGTGAGCCAGCAGAGCGCGTGGTGCGACGAGGAGAGGCTCGCCGTTCTGGATGGCATCGGCTGTTCGACGGGACAGATCGAAGTGGTGCTCAGTTGA